The following are encoded together in the Streptomyces sp. NBC_01465 genome:
- a CDS encoding DNA primase family protein has translation MNTHDDNALFNFDAEKVAAQILAGAQPPPPSLQVPLPRSEVQPEVAVAQGLLPDTLTDRGNAKLFVKLYAGDYRHVPGLGWYRWDGNRWRIDEDDTVLWAAGDLAEAIAPDDPRGIHSAAALLQHRRRALSTSGMNAMLTQAKSAPGMVLNAALLDADPYALCTPAGIVDLRTGILRRAEPDRDFHSRATSLPPRPMPTPRWMRFLADTFGDGTEGAEMIDFLHLMLGYSVTGDVGGQVMPFLFGSGKNGKSVLLDVLMKLLGDYADAAPPGFLMARPYEGHPTDLAELHGRRVIVCSEVKPGDKFDEARVKLLTGGDRIKARRMRQDFFSFGPTHKLWLLGNHRPEVGSGGFAFWRRMRLIPFERVVSDERKVDNLADILVTEEGPGILNWLIEGARRYLRGEKDLTGPERVRIATTAYAETEDHTGRFIGESCALHPELRAEQAQLYAAYRAWCHHEGAPAASSRAFAARIREVVGLESPKEMILSNQRKYYPGIGLLTMLADEETA, from the coding sequence TTGAACACCCACGACGACAACGCCCTGTTCAACTTCGATGCCGAGAAAGTGGCCGCTCAGATCCTCGCCGGCGCCCAGCCCCCGCCGCCCTCGCTGCAGGTGCCGCTGCCGCGCAGTGAAGTGCAGCCCGAAGTGGCCGTTGCCCAGGGCCTGTTACCCGACACGCTCACCGACCGCGGCAACGCCAAACTGTTCGTGAAGCTGTACGCGGGCGACTACCGGCACGTCCCCGGACTGGGCTGGTACCGCTGGGACGGCAACCGCTGGCGCATCGACGAGGACGACACCGTGCTGTGGGCCGCCGGCGACCTGGCCGAGGCCATCGCCCCCGACGACCCCCGCGGCATCCACTCCGCGGCCGCCCTGCTGCAGCACCGACGGCGCGCCCTGTCCACCAGCGGGATGAACGCCATGCTCACGCAGGCGAAATCGGCCCCCGGAATGGTGCTCAACGCCGCGCTCCTGGACGCCGACCCCTACGCCCTGTGCACCCCGGCAGGCATCGTCGACCTCCGTACCGGAATCCTCCGCAGGGCCGAACCGGACAGGGACTTCCACTCCCGCGCCACCTCGCTGCCGCCACGGCCCATGCCCACCCCGCGCTGGATGCGGTTCCTCGCCGACACCTTCGGCGACGGAACCGAGGGCGCAGAGATGATCGACTTCCTGCACCTGATGCTCGGCTACTCGGTCACCGGCGACGTCGGCGGACAGGTCATGCCCTTCCTGTTCGGCTCCGGCAAGAACGGGAAGTCGGTCCTCCTCGACGTCCTCATGAAGCTGCTCGGCGACTACGCGGACGCCGCGCCGCCCGGCTTCCTGATGGCCCGCCCCTACGAGGGCCACCCCACCGACCTCGCCGAACTCCACGGCCGCCGCGTCATCGTGTGCAGCGAGGTCAAGCCGGGCGACAAGTTCGACGAGGCCCGGGTCAAGCTGCTGACGGGCGGCGACCGGATCAAGGCGCGGCGGATGCGCCAGGATTTCTTCTCGTTCGGGCCCACCCACAAACTCTGGCTTCTCGGCAACCACCGGCCCGAAGTCGGCAGCGGCGGCTTCGCGTTCTGGCGCAGGATGCGCCTCATCCCGTTCGAGCGGGTCGTCTCCGACGAACGCAAGGTGGACAACCTCGCCGACATCCTGGTGACCGAGGAGGGCCCCGGCATCCTCAACTGGCTGATCGAAGGCGCCCGTCGCTATCTGCGGGGCGAGAAGGACCTCACCGGCCCCGAGCGGGTGCGCATCGCGACGACGGCGTACGCGGAGACGGAGGACCACACCGGGCGGTTCATCGGCGAGTCCTGTGCGCTCCACCCCGAACTGCGGGCGGAACAGGCGCAGTTGTACGCCGCCTACCGGGCATGGTGCCACCATGAGGGTGCTCCCGCCGCATCTTCCAGAGCCTTCGCCGCCCGGATCCGCGAGGTGGTGGGCCTCGAGTCACCGAAAGAGATGATCCTTTCCAACCAGCGCAAGTACTACCCGGGCATCGGACTGCTCACCATGCTTGCCGACGAGGAGACAGCATGA
- a CDS encoding bifunctional DNA primase/polymerase produces MAAELRVSRSEQSVGGRSLATAKWCAGKGWPVHPLAAGRKTPAGNCDTCRAAGHTYEGCSCLEDGRWCHGFRAATLDPARIERWWGTGPGPGLGVGVACGLSGLVVIDIDAHAQPLPDRSRLLPGIPIAEGVDLTGLADGFHTLGVLAALRGVRSPAEDTSTLRVRTPSGGLHVWYRSLPGHRWQSSTGSSSGRALAWQVDIRAHGGYIVAPGTRTTDGAYTPVGAARDPGLLPDWLAAELERTGHLAPARRTPVHRVVPPPRARQAVAAAGGGRTAASKALDKVLSEVAACAALPEGAAFSEKLNRAAYTAGGLVAAGHLSWADAERTLTELAAGVRPGQERRCEAIIRSGLHAGERRPLALGGRS; encoded by the coding sequence ATGGCTGCTGAGCTGCGGGTTTCACGCAGCGAACAGTCGGTCGGTGGTCGGTCGTTGGCGACGGCCAAGTGGTGTGCGGGCAAGGGGTGGCCGGTCCATCCCCTGGCCGCCGGGCGCAAGACTCCTGCGGGCAACTGCGACACCTGCCGTGCCGCGGGACACACCTACGAGGGCTGTTCCTGCCTGGAGGACGGCCGTTGGTGCCACGGCTTCCGTGCCGCCACCCTCGATCCGGCCCGGATCGAGCGCTGGTGGGGAACCGGTCCAGGCCCCGGCCTGGGCGTGGGCGTCGCCTGCGGGCTCTCCGGACTGGTCGTCATCGACATCGACGCGCACGCGCAGCCGTTGCCCGACCGTTCGCGGCTCCTGCCGGGCATCCCCATCGCCGAAGGCGTCGATCTCACGGGACTCGCCGACGGCTTCCACACCCTCGGGGTGCTGGCTGCCCTGCGCGGCGTCAGGAGCCCCGCCGAGGACACCTCCACCCTGCGCGTACGCACCCCTTCCGGCGGCCTGCACGTCTGGTACCGGTCCCTGCCCGGACACCGCTGGCAGTCCTCCACCGGCTCCAGCAGCGGCCGTGCCCTCGCCTGGCAGGTCGACATCCGGGCACACGGCGGCTACATCGTCGCGCCCGGAACCCGTACCACCGACGGTGCCTACACCCCGGTCGGCGCGGCCCGTGACCCCGGATTACTCCCCGACTGGCTCGCGGCCGAGCTGGAGCGCACCGGGCACCTCGCCCCGGCCCGCCGCACGCCGGTGCACCGCGTCGTTCCCCCGCCCCGGGCCCGCCAGGCCGTCGCGGCCGCGGGCGGCGGCCGCACCGCCGCCTCGAAGGCACTGGACAAGGTCCTGTCCGAAGTAGCAGCGTGCGCCGCCCTGCCGGAGGGCGCCGCCTTCTCCGAGAAGCTCAACCGGGCCGCCTACACGGCGGGCGGACTCGTCGCCGCGGGCCATCTCTCTTGGGCCGACGCCGAACGGACCCTCACCGAGCTCGCCGCCGGCGTACGCCCCGGGCAGGAACGCCGCTGCGAAGCCATCATCCGCAGCGGCCTGCACGCCGGCGAACGGCGCCCCCTCGCCCTCGGGGGCCGGTCTTGA